The following coding sequences are from one Roseburia hominis A2-183 window:
- a CDS encoding 2-hydroxyacyl-CoA dehydratase: MENNTLHKLGIDIGSTTVKVAILDQEDHLLFSDYERHFANIQETLSSLLQKAYDALGDFAVAPMITGSGGLTLAKHLGVPFVQEVIAVSTALQHYAPQTDVAIELGGEDAKIIYFEGGNVEQRMNGICAGGTGSFIDQMASLIQTDATGLNEYAKNYKAIYPIAARCGVFAKTDIQPLINEGATREDLSASIFQAVVNQTISGLACGKPIRGHVAFLGGPLHFLSELKAAFIRTLNLDDEHAITPENSHLFAAIGSALNYKPGETTTLVSLRDRLSNGIKMEFEVARMDPLFASQEEYDAFRARHDGHNVKSADLSTYEGNCYLGIDAGSTTTKIALVGEDGSLLYSFYSNNNGSPLATAIRSIKEIYTLLPPKAKIVHSCSTGYGEALLKAALMLDDGEVETVAHFYAAAFFDPEVDCILDIGGQDMKCIKIKNQTVDSVQLNEACSSGCGSFIETFAKSLNYSVQDFAKEALFAKNPIDLGTRCTVFMNSKVKQAQKEGASVADISAGLAYSVIKNALFKVIKLSDASQLGKNIVVQGGTFYNDAVLRSFEKIAGVECVRPDIAGIMGAFGAALIARERHEAGYQTSMLSIEQINALTFDTKLARCQGCTNHCLLTINRFSGNRQYITGNRCERGLGKEKNKDNIPNLYEYKNKRLFDYTPLSAEEAARGTVGIPRVLNMYENYPFWATFFKKLGFSVVLSPQSTRKIYELGIDSIPSESECYPAKLAHGHVTWLIHQNVDFIFYPCIPYERNEFPDSNNHYNCPIVTSYAENIKNNVDEITSGQVKFLNPFMSFASEETLSSQLIKTFGQSEFGIPESEIRDAVAEGWKELAVCRMEMQKKGEEVLQYLKETGRRGIVLAGRPYHVDPEINHGIPELITSYGIAVLTEDSISHLQPVERPLIVMDQWMYHSRLYAAANYVKTRDDLDLIQLNSFGCGLDAVTTDAVNDILTKSGKIYTCLKIDEVNNLGAARIRIRSLISAIRVREKKQTKRTIVPANYNRVVFTEEMRKNYTILCPQMSPIHFELLEPAFQTAGYNLVVPDVDSRTCVDVGLKYVNNDACYPSLIVVGQLMAAVMSGGYDMSRTAVLISQTGGGCRASNYIGFIRRALEKAGYPDVPVISINLSGLEKNPGFKLTLPLIQHGLYALEFGDIFMRCVYATRPYEAVAGSTDELHEKWKKEVIAFITQKKMLSHGKFKKMCREIIRDFDNLPRKDIKKPRVGVVGEILVKFHPAANNHLVELLESEGAEAVVPDLTDFLLYCFYNTGFKADNLGMSQKSKKIGRLGINFFEWLRSAARDEFTKSRHFTAPAHIDDLARYARDIVSEGNQTGEGWFLTGEMLELIHTGTPNIVCTQPFACLPNHVVGKGVIKELRHRYPGSNIVAIDYDPGASEVNQLNRIKLMLSTANKNLAKQNAPEQKDQAAG, encoded by the coding sequence ATGGAAAACAATACACTTCATAAATTGGGAATCGACATCGGTTCCACAACCGTCAAGGTCGCAATTTTAGACCAGGAGGATCATCTGCTCTTCTCTGATTATGAGCGCCATTTTGCCAATATCCAGGAGACCTTATCCTCCCTTCTCCAGAAAGCTTACGATGCACTCGGCGACTTTGCTGTTGCACCGATGATTACCGGTTCCGGCGGTCTGACACTCGCCAAGCATCTCGGTGTTCCGTTTGTCCAGGAAGTGATCGCCGTGTCCACTGCCCTGCAGCATTATGCACCGCAGACCGATGTTGCCATCGAGCTCGGTGGTGAGGATGCCAAGATCATCTATTTTGAGGGCGGCAATGTCGAGCAGCGTATGAACGGCATCTGTGCCGGCGGTACCGGTTCTTTTATCGACCAGATGGCATCCCTCATCCAGACGGATGCGACAGGTCTGAATGAATACGCCAAGAATTACAAGGCCATCTACCCGATCGCTGCGCGTTGCGGTGTCTTTGCCAAGACCGATATCCAGCCGTTAATCAACGAGGGTGCTACCAGAGAGGATCTCTCTGCCTCCATTTTCCAAGCGGTGGTCAATCAGACAATCAGCGGGCTTGCCTGCGGTAAGCCGATCCGCGGCCACGTTGCCTTTCTCGGAGGTCCGCTTCATTTCCTCTCCGAGCTCAAGGCTGCTTTTATCCGCACCCTGAATCTGGACGATGAACACGCCATCACACCGGAGAATTCGCATCTGTTCGCGGCGATCGGTTCCGCGTTGAACTACAAGCCGGGCGAGACAACCACGCTCGTCTCTCTCCGCGACCGGCTCTCGAACGGCATCAAGATGGAATTTGAGGTTGCCCGTATGGATCCTCTGTTTGCCAGCCAGGAAGAATACGACGCTTTCCGCGCACGTCACGACGGGCACAATGTCAAGTCCGCAGATCTCTCCACCTACGAGGGCAACTGCTATCTGGGCATCGATGCAGGTTCCACCACGACCAAGATTGCCTTAGTCGGCGAGGACGGTTCCCTTTTGTATTCTTTCTACAGCAACAACAACGGAAGTCCGCTTGCGACGGCAATCCGTTCCATCAAGGAGATCTATACGCTCCTTCCACCGAAGGCAAAGATCGTTCACTCCTGCTCCACCGGATACGGTGAAGCGCTGTTAAAAGCCGCTTTGATGCTCGATGACGGCGAGGTTGAGACGGTGGCACATTTCTATGCAGCCGCGTTCTTCGACCCGGAAGTCGACTGTATCTTAGACATCGGCGGTCAGGATATGAAATGTATCAAGATCAAGAATCAGACGGTGGATTCCGTACAGCTCAATGAGGCTTGTTCCTCCGGCTGCGGTTCTTTCATCGAGACGTTTGCAAAATCCCTCAACTACTCTGTACAGGATTTTGCAAAGGAGGCTCTTTTTGCCAAAAATCCGATCGATCTTGGAACCCGCTGCACCGTATTTATGAATTCCAAAGTAAAGCAGGCGCAGAAAGAGGGCGCATCCGTTGCAGATATTTCTGCGGGTCTTGCGTACTCTGTCATCAAGAATGCTTTATTTAAGGTAATCAAGCTTTCCGATGCAAGCCAGCTCGGGAAAAATATCGTCGTACAGGGCGGTACGTTTTACAACGATGCCGTACTGCGCAGTTTTGAGAAAATTGCGGGTGTCGAATGTGTCCGTCCGGATATTGCCGGCATCATGGGTGCTTTCGGTGCCGCACTGATCGCCAGAGAGCGTCACGAGGCAGGCTACCAGACCTCCATGCTTTCCATCGAACAGATCAATGCGCTGACCTTCGACACAAAGCTGGCAAGATGTCAGGGATGTACCAACCACTGTCTCCTCACAATCAACCGCTTTTCCGGCAACCGCCAGTATATCACCGGCAACCGCTGTGAGCGCGGCCTCGGCAAGGAGAAAAATAAAGACAACATTCCAAACCTCTACGAATACAAGAACAAACGCCTGTTTGACTACACCCCGCTTTCCGCCGAGGAAGCAGCACGCGGCACAGTCGGTATTCCGCGCGTTTTAAATATGTACGAGAACTACCCGTTCTGGGCAACTTTCTTTAAGAAGCTCGGTTTTTCCGTGGTACTCTCCCCGCAGTCGACGCGCAAGATCTACGAGCTTGGAATTGATTCCATCCCGAGCGAGTCCGAGTGCTACCCGGCAAAGCTGGCACACGGTCATGTGACATGGCTGATCCACCAGAACGTCGATTTTATTTTCTACCCGTGTATTCCTTATGAGCGCAACGAATTCCCGGATTCCAACAATCACTACAACTGTCCGATCGTTACCTCCTACGCGGAAAATATCAAAAATAACGTGGACGAGATCACTTCCGGTCAGGTGAAGTTCTTAAATCCGTTTATGTCTTTCGCCAGCGAGGAGACGCTTTCCTCCCAGCTGATTAAGACCTTTGGCCAGTCGGAGTTCGGGATTCCGGAATCCGAGATCCGCGACGCGGTTGCCGAAGGCTGGAAGGAGCTTGCCGTCTGCCGGATGGAGATGCAGAAAAAAGGCGAGGAAGTCTTACAGTATTTAAAGGAGACCGGAAGACGCGGTATCGTCCTCGCAGGTCGTCCGTACCATGTAGACCCTGAGATCAACCACGGTATTCCGGAGCTAATTACCTCCTACGGCATCGCCGTGCTCACGGAGGATTCCATCTCCCACTTACAGCCGGTGGAGCGCCCGCTCATCGTCATGGATCAGTGGATGTATCACTCCAGACTGTACGCAGCGGCGAACTATGTCAAGACAAGAGACGATCTCGACCTCATCCAGCTGAATTCCTTCGGCTGTGGTCTGGATGCTGTCACGACAGACGCTGTCAATGATATTCTGACAAAGTCCGGCAAGATCTACACCTGTTTAAAAATCGATGAGGTCAACAACCTCGGTGCGGCGCGCATCCGTATCCGTTCCCTGATCTCGGCGATCCGTGTCCGTGAGAAGAAGCAGACGAAGCGCACCATCGTTCCGGCGAATTACAACCGCGTCGTCTTCACGGAGGAAATGCGCAAGAATTACACCATCCTCTGCCCACAGATGTCACCGATCCATTTTGAGCTGTTGGAGCCGGCGTTCCAGACGGCCGGGTACAACCTTGTTGTTCCGGATGTGGACAGCCGCACCTGCGTGGATGTCGGCTTAAAGTACGTCAACAATGACGCCTGCTACCCGTCCCTGATCGTGGTTGGCCAGCTGATGGCGGCCGTGATGTCCGGCGGTTATGATATGTCGCGCACCGCGGTCTTAATCTCCCAGACCGGCGGCGGCTGCCGCGCCAGCAATTACATCGGCTTCATCCGGCGTGCACTGGAAAAAGCCGGCTATCCGGACGTTCCGGTCATCTCGATCAATCTGAGCGGTCTGGAGAAGAACCCGGGCTTTAAGCTGACACTGCCACTGATCCAGCACGGACTCTACGCGTTGGAGTTTGGCGATATCTTCATGCGCTGCGTCTACGCAACGCGCCCTTACGAGGCGGTTGCCGGATCAACGGACGAGTTGCACGAAAAATGGAAAAAAGAGGTTATCGCCTTTATTACCCAGAAAAAGATGCTCTCCCACGGCAAGTTCAAGAAAATGTGCCGCGAGATCATCCGCGATTTTGACAACCTTCCGCGCAAAGACATCAAGAAACCGCGCGTTGGCGTTGTCGGCGAGATTCTTGTCAAGTTCCATCCGGCTGCAAACAATCATCTGGTGGAGCTTCTCGAATCCGAGGGCGCAGAGGCAGTCGTACCGGATCTGACCGATTTCCTGCTCTACTGCTTCTACAATACGGGCTTTAAAGCAGACAATCTCGGCATGAGCCAGAAGTCCAAGAAGATCGGCCGTCTGGGCATCAATTTCTTTGAGTGGCTGCGCAGCGCTGCAAGAGATGAATTCACAAAGAGCAGGCACTTTACTGCACCTGCGCACATCGATGATCTTGCCAGATATGCAAGAGACATTGTATCCGAGGGCAACCAGACCGGCGAGGGCTGGTTCTTAACCGGTGAGATGTTAGAGCTGATCCACACCGGAACACCGAACATCGTCTGCACGCAGCCGTTCGCCTGCCTGCCGAACCATGTGGTCGGCAAGGGTGTCATCAAGGAACTGCGTCACCGCTATCCGGGTTCCAATATCGTGGCCATCGATTACGATCCGGGTGCCAGCGAGGTAAACCAGCTCAACCGTATCAAGCTGATGCTCTCCACCGCGAACAAAAATCTGGCAAAGCAGAACGCACCGGAGCAGAAGGATCAGGCTGCAGGCTGA
- a CDS encoding cation-translocating P-type ATPase, with translation MNWLNKLERKFGNWAIPNLIVWLIGAYTIGFVLYQVNPSIIGLLMLSPYHILHGQIWRLITWVFMPTDTNLVYLLIMALFYYQLGTTLERTWGTFRFNVYIFGGMLFTVIGAFLLYGIMYLLNGGVTTEMLLIGTSFSTSYINMSIFLAFACMYPDMQVLLMFIIPIKMKWMAAVYGVLIALSFFETGWAGRMAIFMSLLNFIIFFFSTRNLKRYTPHEVHRRQKFKADMRRPQGYAGGAKHKCAVCGRTELDDPTLEFRFCSKCEGNYEYCQDHLFTHQHIRMS, from the coding sequence ATGAACTGGTTAAATAAATTAGAACGTAAATTCGGCAATTGGGCGATTCCCAATCTGATCGTGTGGCTGATCGGAGCTTACACGATCGGGTTTGTGCTCTACCAGGTGAATCCGTCGATCATAGGACTTTTGATGTTGAGTCCGTATCACATCCTGCACGGACAGATCTGGCGTCTGATTACCTGGGTGTTTATGCCCACAGACACGAATCTGGTGTATCTTCTCATTATGGCGCTTTTCTATTATCAGCTTGGAACGACACTGGAGCGCACATGGGGAACCTTCCGGTTTAACGTCTATATTTTCGGAGGTATGCTGTTTACCGTCATCGGAGCGTTTTTGCTGTACGGTATCATGTATCTTTTGAACGGCGGTGTGACGACGGAGATGCTTCTCATCGGAACGAGTTTCAGCACAAGTTACATCAACATGTCCATCTTCCTTGCGTTTGCATGTATGTATCCGGATATGCAGGTTCTTCTGATGTTCATTATCCCGATTAAGATGAAGTGGATGGCGGCTGTGTACGGCGTTCTGATTGCTTTAAGCTTTTTTGAGACCGGATGGGCGGGAAGAATGGCGATTTTTATGTCGCTCCTCAACTTTATTATTTTCTTCTTCTCCACCAGAAACCTCAAGCGCTATACGCCGCACGAGGTGCACAGACGCCAGAAGTTTAAGGCAGACATGCGAAGACCGCAGGGATATGCGGGCGGTGCGAAGCACAAGTGTGCTGTCTGCGGCAGGACGGAACTTGACGATCCGACGCTGGAATTCCGTTTCTGCTCCAAGTGCGAGGGCAATTACGAATACTGTCAGGATCATCTGTTTACACATCAGCATATTCGGATGAGCTAG
- the aroC gene encoding chorismate synthase: protein MAGSTLGTLFKITTWGESHGKGVGVVIDGCPAGLSLCEADIQKFLDRRKPGQSRYATPRKEDDAVEILSGVFEGKTTGTPISLVVFNRNQQSKDYSEIASYYRPGHADYTFDQKYGFRDYRGGGRSSGRETIGRVAAGAVAVKILNELDITFITYTKSIGPIAVSSGHFDFSEVTKNPLYMPDAEAAENAENYLDACMTELNSSGGIVECIIKGMPAGIGDPVFEKLNANLAKAVMSIGAVKGFEIGDGFDVAKATGKNNNDAFVLGEDGRIAKATNHAGGILGGMSDGSDIILRAAIKPTPSIAATQRTVNQSGEEISVNIKGRHDPIIVPRAVVVVESMAAITIVDSLFSNMSARMDALKDFYS, encoded by the coding sequence ATGGCAGGGTCTACATTGGGAACTCTTTTTAAAATCACAACCTGGGGGGAATCTCACGGAAAGGGTGTCGGCGTCGTCATCGACGGGTGTCCGGCGGGACTTTCTCTCTGTGAAGCGGATATCCAGAAGTTTCTCGACCGGCGCAAGCCCGGTCAGTCCAGATATGCAACGCCGCGCAAAGAGGACGACGCCGTAGAGATTCTCTCTGGCGTGTTTGAAGGAAAGACGACCGGCACCCCGATCTCGCTTGTCGTCTTCAACCGCAACCAGCAGTCCAAAGACTACAGCGAGATTGCCTCCTATTACCGTCCCGGTCACGCCGATTACACGTTCGACCAGAAATACGGCTTCCGCGACTACCGCGGGGGCGGGCGCTCCTCCGGGCGGGAAACCATCGGGCGTGTCGCCGCCGGCGCCGTCGCCGTCAAGATTCTAAACGAGCTCGACATTACCTTTATAACCTACACAAAATCCATCGGCCCGATCGCCGTATCTTCCGGGCACTTTGATTTTTCCGAGGTCACAAAGAATCCACTCTATATGCCGGACGCCGAAGCGGCCGAGAACGCTGAAAATTATCTGGATGCCTGCATGACGGAGTTAAATTCCTCCGGCGGCATCGTGGAGTGTATCATAAAAGGAATGCCTGCCGGTATCGGAGATCCGGTCTTTGAGAAGCTGAATGCAAACCTTGCCAAGGCGGTCATGTCCATCGGCGCCGTCAAAGGTTTTGAGATCGGGGACGGATTTGACGTGGCAAAAGCGACCGGCAAGAACAACAACGACGCCTTTGTCCTCGGTGAGGACGGCAGAATTGCCAAAGCAACCAACCATGCCGGCGGTATCTTAGGCGGCATGAGCGACGGAAGCGACATCATCCTCCGGGCTGCCATCAAGCCGACCCCTTCCATCGCCGCCACACAGCGCACCGTCAATCAGTCCGGTGAGGAGATCTCGGTCAACATCAAGGGACGCCACGATCCGATCATCGTTCCGCGCGCCGTTGTCGTGGTGGAATCCATGGCGGCCATCACGATCGTCGACTCACTCTTTTCCAATATGAGCGCACGGATGGATGCGTTAAAAGATTTCTACTCCTAA
- the aroA gene encoding 3-phosphoshikimate 1-carboxyvinyltransferase encodes MIEKYLVKKITEPVDWKVTVPGSKSMTNRALLLAALSAGTVRVEGVLFSDDSRHFLACLVSLGFAVQIEEEKKCVTVTGCGGRIPSREAVIDVGSAGTAARFLAAMLGFSDGCYEIRCSAQMKRRPMAELFELLSGAGAKITFLEEEGHLPVRIAGCRSARADETAGETPRRLSLDITKSTQFLSALLLIAPMVPEGMKIHITSEKTDGSYIRITRKMMQKFGVSVTFDGRDYEVPAEASYRKETYTVEPDMSAACYFYAAAAVTGGRALVRHVHMDNTQGDLRFLEVLERMGCNADDTPEGVRVTGPADGALRGITVNMNDFSDQALTLAAIAPFADAPVRIEGIGHIRGQECDRIHAIQTNLTALGIRCEEEETAVTIYPGSPHGGNVETYDDHRVAMAFSLIGLRTDGIVIENPACCRKTFEDYFTVLSELTGKKTEA; translated from the coding sequence ATGATAGAGAAATACCTTGTGAAAAAGATAACAGAGCCGGTGGACTGGAAGGTAACCGTGCCGGGATCAAAGAGCATGACGAACCGCGCGCTTCTTTTAGCAGCGCTGTCCGCCGGAACGGTGCGCGTGGAAGGCGTCCTGTTTTCCGATGATTCCAGACACTTTCTGGCGTGTCTTGTGTCGCTCGGCTTTGCAGTGCAGATAGAGGAAGAAAAAAAGTGCGTGACCGTGACGGGCTGCGGCGGCAGGATTCCCAGCAGGGAAGCGGTAATTGACGTCGGAAGCGCCGGGACAGCGGCGCGTTTCCTTGCGGCGATGCTCGGATTTTCAGACGGGTGTTATGAGATCCGCTGTTCAGCGCAGATGAAGCGGCGGCCGATGGCGGAGCTGTTCGAGCTGCTTTCCGGTGCGGGGGCGAAGATTACCTTCCTCGAGGAGGAAGGGCATCTTCCGGTGCGCATCGCAGGGTGCAGATCTGCCCGGGCAGATGAGACGGCAGGGGAGACGCCGCGGAGGCTCTCCCTTGACATTACGAAGAGCACGCAGTTTTTAAGCGCGCTGCTGCTGATTGCGCCGATGGTTCCGGAGGGGATGAAGATCCACATCACCAGCGAGAAGACGGACGGATCGTACATCCGTATCACACGGAAAATGATGCAGAAATTCGGAGTGAGTGTCACTTTTGACGGAAGAGACTACGAGGTGCCCGCGGAGGCTTCCTACCGGAAGGAGACTTATACGGTGGAACCGGATATGTCGGCAGCCTGCTATTTTTACGCGGCTGCGGCGGTGACCGGCGGACGGGCGCTTGTGCGTCATGTGCATATGGACAACACACAGGGAGATCTGCGTTTTCTGGAAGTGTTGGAGCGCATGGGATGTAATGCGGATGATACGCCGGAGGGCGTCCGGGTAACGGGACCGGCGGACGGTGCGCTGCGGGGCATCACAGTCAATATGAACGATTTCTCCGATCAGGCACTGACTCTGGCGGCGATCGCGCCGTTTGCCGACGCGCCGGTGCGCATAGAGGGAATCGGACATATCCGCGGACAGGAATGCGACCGGATTCACGCGATACAGACGAATCTGACCGCGCTTGGCATCCGGTGTGAGGAGGAAGAGACGGCTGTCACGATCTATCCCGGCAGCCCCCACGGCGGAAACGTGGAGACATACGACGATCACCGTGTGGCGATGGCATTTTCCCTGATCGGGCTTAGAACTGACGGGATTGTGATTGAGAACCCAGCGTGCTGCCGCAAGACATTTGAAGATTACTTTACCGTGTTAAGCGAACTGACCGGGAAGAAGACGGAGGCGTGA
- the tgt gene encoding tRNA guanosine(34) transglycosylase Tgt: MYELLKQEGRAKRGVFHTVHGDIQTPVFMNVGTVAAIKGAVSTEDLEQIKCQVELSNTYHLHVRTGDKLIREVGGLHKFMSWNRPILTDSGGFQVFSLAGLRKIKEEGVYFHSHIDGAKIFMGPEESMQIQSNLGSTIAMAFDECPPALAERKYVEDSVARTTRWLERCKNEMQRLNGLEDTVNRHQMLFGINQGAIYTDIRIDHAKRISELDLDGYAVGGLAVGETHEEMYHVLDETVPYLPVNKPIYLMGVGTPANILEGVERGIDFFDCVYPSRNGRHGHVYTNQGKINLFNQKYEKDMRPIEEGCGCPTCRRYSRAYIRHLLKAKEMLGMRLCVLHNLYFYNTMMEEIRDALDAGNFASYKEEKLYSMGQINREKEMEK; this comes from the coding sequence ATGTATGAATTATTAAAACAGGAAGGACGCGCGAAGAGAGGCGTTTTCCATACGGTGCACGGAGATATCCAGACGCCGGTATTTATGAATGTGGGTACGGTGGCTGCCATCAAGGGAGCTGTCTCCACGGAAGATCTGGAACAGATCAAGTGTCAGGTGGAGTTGTCAAACACCTACCATCTGCATGTGCGCACAGGGGATAAACTGATCAGGGAAGTGGGAGGACTGCACAAGTTTATGTCGTGGAATCGTCCGATTCTTACGGATTCCGGCGGATTTCAGGTGTTCTCCCTGGCAGGCCTGCGCAAGATCAAGGAGGAGGGCGTCTATTTCCACTCGCATATTGACGGGGCAAAGATTTTCATGGGACCGGAGGAGAGCATGCAGATCCAGTCCAATCTCGGTTCCACGATCGCTATGGCGTTCGATGAATGCCCGCCGGCGCTTGCCGAGCGGAAATATGTGGAGGATTCCGTGGCACGGACGACACGTTGGCTGGAGCGCTGCAAGAACGAGATGCAGCGCCTCAATGGGCTGGAGGATACCGTGAACCGTCACCAGATGCTGTTCGGCATCAACCAGGGAGCCATCTACACGGACATCCGGATCGACCATGCAAAGCGGATTTCCGAGCTGGATCTGGACGGCTATGCGGTCGGCGGACTTGCGGTCGGCGAGACACACGAGGAGATGTACCATGTGCTGGATGAGACCGTGCCTTATCTTCCGGTGAACAAGCCGATCTATCTCATGGGAGTCGGAACGCCGGCCAATATTCTGGAGGGAGTGGAGCGCGGCATTGACTTCTTCGACTGTGTTTATCCGTCCCGCAACGGCCGACATGGCCATGTATACACGAACCAGGGCAAGATCAACCTGTTCAACCAGAAGTACGAGAAGGATATGCGCCCGATCGAAGAGGGCTGCGGCTGCCCGACCTGCCGCCGCTACAGCAGAGCCTATATCCGCCATCTGCTCAAGGCAAAAGAGATGCTTGGCATGCGCTTATGTGTTCTGCACAATCTGTACTTCTACAACACGATGATGGAAGAGATTCGGGATGCGCTGGATGCCGGAAACTTTGCCTCCTACAAGGAAGAAAAGCTATACAGCATGGGACAGATCAACCGGGAAAAGGAAATGGAAAAGTAA